The Fontisubflavum oceani genomic interval ATGTTATCTCCAGTTCATATCAAAGCGTGTTTCAAAGACCGGGGCGTATCCTCCGCCCCCCGGTCACGAGAGACCACGCCGGTGCAAAGCAACGACGGAGGAAGGGCGTCTTATACAGGCGTTCGGCCATGATGCAAGGGGTTTGGCCGCGTTTTGGGTATCGTCTCAAGGGTGCGTTTTGGGTGTGCCGCTCTTGGTTTTTCGGCGGTTTTTTGCCCGTGCGCCCACGCACACAGAGTGTTGAGACAGCTTGAATTGCCATTTCTGTGGAAGACCCGAGTTTTAGACCTACGTGAATTCGATACGCCAGGGAGTCATATAACCATGAAACGCCTTCTTTCCTCCGCTGCGGTTTTGGCCGCGTTGTCTGCAACCCCCGCTTTGGCCGATGCCGAGCTTTACATGCTTGATGCCTCGCACAGCCAGATCGTGTTTAGCTGGAACCATCTCGGTCTTTCGACCACCTATGGCATGTTCTCGGGCTTTGAAGGCGAGATCATGTTTGACGCCGATGCGCCGGAAAACTCGTCCGTCTCGGTCGCGATGCCCACCACCTCGATGTTCACCGGTTGGGAAGCGCGCACCGCGCATATGCTGAGTGATGATTTCTTCGCCGCTGCCGAGGGCGACATGATCAGCTTTGCCTCCACCGGGATCGAGGTGACCGGCGATGATACCGCGCTGATCACCGGCGATCTGACGATTGGCGGCGAGACCGTCGAAGTGGTGCTGGACGCCGTGCTGAACTCCGCCGGGCCAAGCCCTTTGCCGCAGATGAACGGCGCGTTGGTGGCCGGATTTGACGCCACCACAACCCTAAGCCGGACAGAATTCGGTCTGGGCGCGTTCACGCCCTTTGTGGGCGACGAGGTGACGGTTCAGATTTCGATCGAATCGATCCGCGCCGAAGATATGGAAGGCTAAGCGCGGCCGACACTCACGGGCTTTGGGGCCGCCCTTTCGGCAGGGCGGCCCATTTTTTGTGGATCCGCCCATGGCAAACTGGACGGAGTGATAGGAGGCGGTGATGGCGGAACGGATCGATTGGGAGGGGATCAAGGCCTTGGCTCTGGGTCTGGACCTGCCGGAGGTTGTGGAGGCGACCAGTTGGGGCGAGCCCTGTCTCAAGGCACATGGCAAGCTTTGGGTCTGGTGGAGCCCGCATGAGGATGTACCGGTGTTCAAAGTGGATCGCGATATGCGAGACGTGTTGCTTGAAGCCGAGCCCGACCGGTTTTTCACCACCAATCATTACAAAGCGCATGCATTGATCTTGGTCCGGGTGGATCAGTTTGACCCTGTCTGGGCAGAGGCCAATTTGCGTGCGACTTGGCGGGCAATGGCGCCGAAGCGGTTTCTAAAGGCCTGGGATGCGCAGAACGGCGGCTGAGCCGCGCCGCGTTTGGCAAGGCGGACGGCTACTCGGTGTTGCGGGTCGCGGTGACTGAGACCGCGACATCGGCCCCAAATCCGACGCTGGCCTCATCCGGATAGCTCGGCCCCATCCCGAAATCACGGCGGTCGAGAGAGAGGCTGCCGGTCGCGGTGGCCGTGTCGCCCTCGATTTCCAGGGTGAAGGGCAGGCGGGCAGGGACCTCTTGGCCGACCAATGTGAGCATGCCATCGACGACATAACCGTCCTCCGTGGCCAGGATCGGGCCCGCGAATTGCGCGGTTGGAAACGCCTCGGCATTGAAGAACTCCGCCTCAAGCGCTTGCGGGGTGACGCCGCCGAGGCTGAGCGAGGGGATGGCGATGATCACCTCAACCGCGCCATGCACGCCATCGCTGGCGGTTTCGCTAAAGTCGATCTGAGCGGTCCAATCGGCAAATTGGCCGGTGACGGCACTCCCAAGTTGCTGAACCGTGATTTCCAGCGCGCCATCGGTGACCTGCCACTCCGATTGCACCTCGGCCAAGGCGGGGCCGGTGGCCTCATGATCCGATTGCAGGCCGAGCGCAGTGCCGCCCGCCAACGCCAGGGCCCAGATGCCTGCGGCCAAGCCGAAGGCCCGGCGCGATTCTGTTGCGGGCGAGTCCGGCAAATCGGCTGGAAGGTCTGGACGGCCCCGCAACATCCGCGCGAGCGTGGCGTCGCGATCCACATAATGGTGTTTTAGAGCGCCCGCGATGTGGAGAAAAATGGCGAGGGCCAAGAGCTTGGTGAAAAGCCAATGCCAGGCGGTAAAGAATTTCGCCACCGACTCGGATTGCGGCACGAACGGCAGGTTTTGGCCGAAGGGCCACCAGATCGGCGCGAAGCCGGTAGTCGCGGCATGAT includes:
- a CDS encoding cytochrome b/b6 domain-containing protein, which translates into the protein MTASETPHWTNSDRQFGSVAKLFHWLTALLILTALPLGLIANWLPYDTSEELALKATLFSLHKTIGVTAFFVALLRILWAIVQPRPRLLNAGHGVEAILAEATHWVLYVSLVIVPLSGWLHHAATTGFAPIWWPFGQNLPFVPQSESVAKFFTAWHWLFTKLLALAIFLHIAGALKHHYVDRDATLARMLRGRPDLPADLPDSPATESRRAFGLAAGIWALALAGGTALGLQSDHEATGPALAEVQSEWQVTDGALEITVQQLGSAVTGQFADWTAQIDFSETASDGVHGAVEVIIAIPSLSLGGVTPQALEAEFFNAEAFPTAQFAGPILATEDGYVVDGMLTLVGQEVPARLPFTLEIEGDTATATGSLSLDRRDFGMGPSYPDEASVGFGADVAVSVTATRNTE
- a CDS encoding MmcQ/YjbR family DNA-binding protein; protein product: MAERIDWEGIKALALGLDLPEVVEATSWGEPCLKAHGKLWVWWSPHEDVPVFKVDRDMRDVLLEAEPDRFFTTNHYKAHALILVRVDQFDPVWAEANLRATWRAMAPKRFLKAWDAQNGG
- a CDS encoding YceI family protein; translated protein: MKRLLSSAAVLAALSATPALADAELYMLDASHSQIVFSWNHLGLSTTYGMFSGFEGEIMFDADAPENSSVSVAMPTTSMFTGWEARTAHMLSDDFFAAAEGDMISFASTGIEVTGDDTALITGDLTIGGETVEVVLDAVLNSAGPSPLPQMNGALVAGFDATTTLSRTEFGLGAFTPFVGDEVTVQISIESIRAEDMEG